A section of the Streptomyces sp. NBC_01591 genome encodes:
- a CDS encoding NAD(P)/FAD-dependent oxidoreductase, whose protein sequence is MARPRILVVGAGFAGVECVRRLERGLIPGEAEIALVAPFSYQLYLPLLPQVASGVLTPQSVAVSLRRSRKHRTRIIPGGAIGVDPEAKICVIRKITDEIVYEPYDYIVLSAGSVTRTFDIPGLLDNARGMKTLADAAYVRDHVIAQLDLADASHDENERASRLQFVVVGGGYAGTETAACLQRLTSNAVRHYPRLDPKLIKWHLIDIAPKLMPELGDKLGRSALEVLRARGIEVSLGVSIAEAAPAKVTFTDGRVLPCRTLIWTAGVAASPLVSTFDAETVRGRLAVTPEMSLPGFDGVFALGDCAAVPDLSKGDGAVCPPTAQHAMRQGRRLADNLIATLRHQPLKPYVHKDLGLVVDLGGKDAVSKPLGVELHGVPAQAVARGYHWSALRTNVAKARVMTNWILNAVAGDDFVRTGFLSRQPAKLRDFEHTYPYLTPAEVREHTASLHTGT, encoded by the coding sequence GTGGCACGACCCAGGATCCTCGTTGTCGGCGCCGGATTCGCCGGAGTGGAGTGCGTACGCCGTCTGGAGCGCGGGCTCATCCCGGGCGAGGCGGAGATCGCGCTCGTCGCCCCGTTCTCGTACCAGCTCTATCTCCCCCTGCTGCCGCAGGTGGCGTCGGGTGTGCTCACCCCGCAGTCGGTCGCCGTCTCGTTGCGCCGCAGCCGCAAGCACCGCACCCGGATCATTCCGGGCGGGGCCATCGGTGTGGATCCCGAGGCGAAGATCTGCGTCATCCGCAAGATCACCGACGAGATCGTCTACGAGCCCTACGACTACATCGTGCTCAGTGCCGGGAGCGTCACCCGCACCTTCGACATCCCCGGGCTGCTGGACAACGCACGGGGCATGAAGACCCTGGCCGATGCCGCTTACGTACGGGACCACGTGATCGCCCAGCTCGACCTCGCGGACGCCAGCCACGACGAGAACGAACGGGCTTCGCGGCTGCAGTTCGTGGTGGTCGGCGGTGGCTACGCGGGCACCGAGACGGCGGCCTGTCTGCAGCGCCTCACCAGCAACGCGGTCAGGCACTACCCGCGGCTCGACCCGAAGCTGATCAAGTGGCATCTCATCGACATCGCCCCGAAGCTGATGCCCGAGCTGGGGGACAAGCTGGGCCGGAGCGCCCTGGAGGTGCTGCGCGCACGCGGCATCGAGGTGTCGCTCGGGGTCTCGATCGCCGAGGCCGCCCCGGCGAAGGTCACCTTCACCGACGGCCGGGTGCTGCCCTGCCGGACCCTGATCTGGACGGCGGGCGTCGCGGCGAGTCCGCTGGTCAGCACGTTCGACGCGGAGACGGTACGCGGCCGGCTGGCCGTCACACCAGAGATGAGCCTGCCGGGCTTCGACGGCGTCTTCGCCCTCGGCGACTGCGCGGCCGTGCCGGACCTGAGCAAGGGCGACGGAGCGGTCTGCCCGCCCACCGCACAGCACGCCATGCGCCAGGGCCGCAGGCTCGCCGACAACCTCATCGCGACACTGCGGCACCAGCCGCTGAAGCCGTACGTCCACAAGGACCTCGGCCTCGTCGTGGACCTCGGTGGCAAGGACGCGGTCTCCAAACCGCTCGGCGTCGAGCTGCACGGAGTCCCCGCACAGGCCGTTGCCCGTGGCTACCACTGGTCGGCACTGCGCACCAATGTCGCCAAGGCGCGGGTCATGACCAACTGGATCCTCAACGCCGTCGCGGGCGACGACTTCGTACGCACCGGCTTCCTGTCCCGGCAGCCGGCCAAGCTACGCGACTTCGAGCACACGTACCCCTACCTCACACCGGCGGAGGTCCGTGAACACACCGCCTCGCTGCACACCGGCACCTGA
- the ctaD gene encoding aa3-type cytochrome oxidase subunit I encodes MTTTGTTGAADEEEEYANELPVRAKEPGNVVIKWLTTTDHKTIGTLYLVTSFAFFMIGGVLALVMRAELARPGIQIVSPEQFNQAFTIHGTIMLLMFATPLFAGFTNWIMPLQIGAPDVAFPRLNMFAYWLYLFGSIVVVAGFLTPNGAADFGWFAYSPLTDAVRSPGIGSDMWIMGLAFSGFGTILGSVNFITTIICMRAPGMTMFRMPIFVWNVLLTGVLVLLAFPVLAAALLVLEADRKFGAHVFDAANGGALLWQHLFWFFGHPEVYIIALPFFGIVSEVIPVFSRKPIFGYIGLISATIAIAGLSATVWAHHMFVTGGVLLPFFSFMTFLIAVPTGVKFFNWIGTMWKGSLSFETPMLWSVGFLVTFLFGGLTGVILASPPMDFHVSDSYFVVAHFHYVVFGTVVFAMFAGFHFWWPKFTGKLLDERLGKITFWTLFVGFHGTFLVQHWLGAEGMPRRYADYLAADGFTALNTISTISSFLLGLSTLPFLYNVWKTAKYGRNVGVDDPWGYGRSLEWATSCPPPRHNFHTLPRIRSESPAFDLHHPSVRALDEALSRPDIEMPRPPGDERA; translated from the coding sequence GTGACGACGACGGGCACAACAGGGGCAGCCGACGAAGAGGAGGAGTACGCGAACGAACTTCCGGTCCGCGCCAAGGAACCGGGAAACGTCGTCATCAAATGGCTGACCACCACCGACCACAAGACGATCGGCACGCTCTATCTCGTCACCTCGTTCGCTTTCTTCATGATCGGCGGTGTGCTGGCCCTGGTCATGCGCGCCGAGCTGGCGCGTCCCGGGATCCAGATCGTCTCGCCCGAGCAGTTCAACCAGGCGTTCACGATCCACGGCACGATCATGCTGCTGATGTTCGCGACGCCGCTGTTCGCCGGGTTCACGAACTGGATCATGCCGCTGCAGATCGGCGCGCCCGACGTGGCGTTCCCGCGGCTGAACATGTTCGCCTACTGGCTGTACCTCTTCGGCTCGATCGTCGTCGTGGCCGGCTTCCTCACCCCGAACGGGGCGGCGGACTTCGGCTGGTTCGCCTACTCCCCGCTGACCGACGCGGTCCGCTCACCGGGCATCGGCAGCGACATGTGGATCATGGGGCTGGCCTTCTCCGGCTTCGGCACGATCCTCGGATCGGTCAACTTCATCACCACGATCATCTGCATGCGCGCCCCCGGCATGACGATGTTCCGCATGCCGATCTTCGTCTGGAACGTCCTGCTGACCGGTGTGCTGGTCCTGCTGGCCTTCCCGGTCCTCGCGGCGGCCCTCCTGGTACTGGAGGCGGACCGCAAGTTCGGCGCGCACGTCTTCGACGCGGCCAATGGCGGCGCACTGCTCTGGCAGCACCTCTTCTGGTTCTTCGGCCACCCGGAGGTGTATATCATCGCCCTGCCGTTCTTCGGCATCGTCAGTGAGGTCATCCCGGTCTTCAGCCGGAAGCCGATCTTCGGCTACATCGGCCTGATCAGCGCGACGATCGCCATCGCGGGTCTCTCCGCGACCGTGTGGGCGCACCACATGTTCGTCACGGGCGGTGTGCTGTTGCCGTTCTTCTCGTTCATGACCTTCCTCATCGCGGTACCGACCGGTGTGAAGTTCTTCAACTGGATCGGCACGATGTGGAAGGGATCGCTGTCCTTCGAGACACCGATGCTCTGGTCGGTCGGCTTCCTGGTGACCTTCCTCTTCGGCGGTCTGACCGGTGTGATCCTCGCGTCGCCCCCGATGGACTTCCACGTCTCGGACTCGTACTTCGTCGTCGCGCACTTCCACTACGTCGTCTTCGGCACCGTGGTCTTCGCGATGTTCGCCGGATTCCACTTCTGGTGGCCGAAGTTCACCGGCAAGTTGCTGGACGAGCGGCTCGGCAAGATCACGTTCTGGACGCTGTTCGTGGGCTTCCACGGCACGTTCCTGGTGCAGCACTGGCTCGGTGCCGAGGGCATGCCGCGCCGTTACGCGGACTACCTCGCCGCCGATGGTTTCACCGCGCTCAACACGATCTCGACGATCTCCTCGTTCCTGCTCGGCCTTTCGACGCTGCCGTTTCTCTACAACGTGTGGAAGACCGCCAAGTACGGCAGGAACGTCGGGGTCGACGACCCGTGGGGCTACGGCCGTTCGCTGGAGTGGGCGACCTCCTGCCCGCCGCCTCGGCACAACTTCCACACCCTGCCGCGGATCCGTTCCGAATCCCCGGCCTTCGACCTGCACCACCCCTCGGTCCGCGCGCTCGACGAAGCCCTCAGCCGTCCGGACATCGAGATGCCCCGGCCCCCGGGGGACGAGCGGGCGTGA